The Burkholderia pyrrocinia genome has a segment encoding these proteins:
- a CDS encoding pyridoxal-phosphate-dependent aminotransferase family protein translates to MSIDYSPIPCPVVVPLDAILPEEPLLMMGAGPVPIPAAVAKANTIVINHLGATMAKIIEQVKEMARYVFQTRTKWVLGVAGPGSAAMEMAISNLAWRGTRVLSIRNGFFSARMAEMATRVGADVATLEVADRAVASLDEVADAIARERPEIVTIVQGETSNTVWNRDLRDIAALAKAAGALVVVDAVCTLSTMPLDMDAWGIDAVITGGQKGLSSIPGVSLIAFSDAAWERMKHRPEPNTHWCLDMALAENFWHNAGYHYTAPVSGVLALHEALRLVCAETLESRFARHLRCSLALQAGVEAMGLKLYAPKDCRLNSVVGIETPEGLTPGMVCGHISKQYQVEISGSFGLPIVRIGQMGEQCREHNLFRTLHAFGRTMVDLKVPVDLPAGVAALEQELSQRGV, encoded by the coding sequence ATGTCCATCGATTACTCGCCGATTCCCTGTCCCGTCGTCGTGCCGCTCGACGCGATCCTGCCCGAAGAACCGCTGCTGATGATGGGGGCCGGCCCGGTCCCGATCCCGGCCGCCGTCGCGAAGGCGAACACGATCGTGATCAACCACCTCGGCGCGACGATGGCGAAGATCATCGAGCAGGTGAAGGAGATGGCGCGCTATGTGTTCCAGACCCGCACGAAGTGGGTGCTCGGCGTCGCGGGCCCCGGCTCGGCCGCGATGGAAATGGCGATCTCGAACCTCGCCTGGCGCGGCACGCGCGTGCTGTCGATCCGCAACGGCTTCTTCAGCGCGCGGATGGCCGAGATGGCCACGCGCGTCGGCGCCGACGTCGCGACGCTCGAAGTGGCCGACCGCGCGGTCGCGAGCCTCGACGAGGTCGCGGATGCGATCGCGCGCGAGCGGCCCGAGATCGTCACGATCGTGCAGGGCGAGACGTCGAACACCGTGTGGAACCGCGACCTGCGCGACATCGCGGCGCTCGCGAAGGCGGCCGGCGCGCTGGTCGTCGTCGATGCGGTGTGCACGCTGTCGACGATGCCGCTCGACATGGATGCGTGGGGCATCGACGCGGTGATCACCGGCGGCCAGAAGGGGCTGTCGTCGATCCCGGGCGTGTCGCTGATCGCGTTTTCCGACGCCGCGTGGGAGCGCATGAAGCATCGCCCCGAACCGAACACGCACTGGTGCCTCGACATGGCGCTCGCGGAGAACTTCTGGCACAACGCCGGCTATCACTACACGGCGCCCGTGTCGGGCGTGCTCGCGCTGCACGAGGCGCTGCGGCTGGTTTGCGCGGAAACGCTCGAAAGCCGCTTCGCGCGGCACCTGCGCTGCTCGCTCGCGCTGCAGGCGGGTGTCGAGGCGATGGGCCTCAAGCTCTATGCGCCGAAGGATTGCCGGCTCAATTCGGTGGTCGGGATCGAGACGCCGGAAGGGCTCACGCCCGGGATGGTCTGCGGCCATATCTCGAAGCAGTACCAGGTCGAGATCTCCGGCTCGTTCGGGTTGCCGATCGTGCGGATCGGGCAGATGGGCGAGCAGTGCCGCGAACACAACCTGTTCCGCACGCTGCACGCGTTCGGCCGCACGATGGTCGACCTGAAGGTGCCGGTCGACCTGCCGGCCGGTGTCGCGGCGCTCGAACAGGAACTGTCGCAACGCGGCGTGTAA
- a CDS encoding MFS transporter encodes MKAILNRDFLALILSVAVVGLGTGATLPLTALALTEAGHGTNVVGMLTAAQALGGLAIVPFVTALARHIGSRRAIVVSVVLLAAATALMQFTSNLILWGVLRVLCGAALMLLFTIGEAWVNQLADDSTRGRVVAIYATNFTLFQMAGPVLVSQIAGATGIRFALCGALFLLALPTLATIRRAPLAGDDAHHAEHDHWLAVLPRMPALIIGTGFFALFDTLALSLLPLYAMDHGVASATAVLLASIMLFGDTAMQFPIGWLADKLGRERVHLGAGWIVLAGLPLLPFVIANPWLCWPLLFVLGAAAGSIYTLSLVACGERFRGAALVTASSLVSASWSAASFGGPLVAGALMEQLGSNALVGVLVVCVAAFVAAALWERRTALQRAV; translated from the coding sequence ATGAAAGCCATTCTCAATCGTGATTTCCTCGCGCTCATCCTGAGCGTCGCGGTCGTCGGCCTCGGGACCGGCGCCACGCTGCCGCTCACCGCGCTCGCACTGACCGAAGCCGGACACGGCACCAACGTCGTCGGCATGCTGACCGCTGCGCAGGCGCTCGGCGGCCTCGCGATCGTCCCGTTCGTCACCGCGCTCGCGCGGCACATCGGCTCGCGCCGCGCGATCGTCGTGTCGGTCGTGCTGCTCGCGGCAGCCACCGCGCTGATGCAGTTCACGTCGAACCTGATCCTGTGGGGTGTGCTGCGCGTGCTGTGCGGCGCCGCGCTGATGCTGTTGTTCACGATCGGCGAGGCGTGGGTCAACCAGCTCGCCGACGATTCGACGCGCGGCCGCGTCGTCGCGATCTACGCGACCAATTTCACGCTGTTCCAGATGGCGGGCCCCGTGCTCGTCAGCCAGATCGCCGGTGCGACGGGCATCCGCTTCGCGCTGTGCGGCGCACTGTTCCTGCTCGCGCTGCCGACGCTCGCGACGATCCGGCGCGCGCCGCTCGCCGGCGACGACGCGCATCACGCAGAACACGATCACTGGCTCGCGGTGCTGCCGCGCATGCCCGCGCTGATCATCGGCACCGGGTTCTTCGCGCTGTTCGATACGCTCGCGCTGTCGCTGCTGCCGCTCTACGCGATGGATCACGGCGTCGCGAGCGCGACCGCCGTGCTGCTCGCGTCGATCATGCTGTTCGGCGACACCGCGATGCAATTCCCGATCGGCTGGCTCGCGGACAAGCTCGGCCGCGAACGCGTGCACCTCGGTGCGGGCTGGATCGTGCTGGCCGGCCTGCCGCTGCTGCCGTTCGTGATCGCGAACCCGTGGCTGTGCTGGCCGCTGCTGTTCGTGCTCGGCGCGGCGGCCGGCAGCATCTACACGCTGTCGCTCGTCGCGTGCGGCGAACGCTTCCGCGGCGCCGCGCTCGTCACCGCGAGCTCGCTCGTATCGGCGTCGTGGAGCGCCGCGAGCTTCGGCGGCCCGCTCGTCGCGGGCGCATTGATGGAGCAACTGGGCAGCAACGCGCTGGTCGGCGTGCTGGTCGTCTGCGTCGCGGCGTTCGTCGCGGCCGCACTGTGGGAACGCCGCACCGCGTTGCAACGCGCGGTCTGA
- a CDS encoding MFS transporter, whose translation MPLPLFALAVAAFGIGTTEFVIMGLLPNVARDLGVSIPAAGMLVSGYALGVTIGAPILAIVTAKMPRKRALMGLIGLFIAGNLFCAIAPGYAVLMAARVVTAFCHGAFFGIGSVVASNLVAPNRRAQAIALMFTGLTLANVLGVPLGTALGQAFGWRATFWAVTGIGIAAAAALAVCLPKNLAMPDTSITREFSVLKHPQVLMVLGISVLASASLFSVFTYITPILEDVTGFSPRQVTYVLLLFGLGLTVGGTLGGKLADWRRMPSLIATLALIGIVLALFAGTMHLPFAALATIFVWGILAFAIVPPLQILIVDRASDAPNLASTLNQGAFNLGNATGAWLGGMAIGSGVSLVSLPWVGVAMAVAALALTLWSASLERRPLAAPTEYV comes from the coding sequence ATGCCCTTGCCTCTTTTCGCCCTTGCCGTCGCCGCTTTTGGAATCGGTACCACCGAATTCGTGATCATGGGGCTGCTGCCCAACGTCGCACGCGACCTCGGCGTGTCGATTCCGGCCGCCGGGATGCTCGTGTCGGGCTACGCGCTCGGCGTGACGATCGGCGCGCCGATCCTCGCGATCGTCACCGCGAAGATGCCGCGCAAGCGCGCGCTGATGGGCCTGATCGGGCTGTTCATCGCGGGCAACCTGTTCTGCGCGATCGCACCGGGCTATGCGGTGCTGATGGCCGCGCGCGTCGTCACCGCGTTCTGCCACGGCGCGTTCTTCGGGATCGGCTCGGTGGTCGCGAGCAACCTCGTCGCGCCGAACCGCCGCGCGCAGGCAATCGCGCTGATGTTCACGGGCCTCACGCTCGCGAACGTACTCGGCGTGCCGCTCGGCACCGCGCTCGGCCAGGCGTTCGGCTGGCGCGCGACGTTCTGGGCCGTCACCGGCATCGGCATCGCCGCGGCCGCCGCGCTCGCGGTCTGCCTGCCCAAGAACCTCGCGATGCCCGACACCAGCATCACGCGCGAATTCAGCGTGCTGAAGCACCCGCAGGTGCTGATGGTGCTCGGCATCAGCGTGCTCGCGTCCGCGAGCCTGTTCAGCGTGTTCACGTACATCACGCCGATCCTCGAGGACGTGACCGGCTTCTCGCCGCGTCAGGTCACCTACGTGCTGCTGCTGTTCGGCCTCGGGCTGACGGTCGGCGGCACGCTCGGCGGCAAGCTGGCCGACTGGCGCCGGATGCCGTCGCTGATCGCGACGCTCGCGCTGATCGGTATCGTCCTCGCGCTGTTCGCAGGCACGATGCATTTGCCGTTCGCCGCGCTCGCAACGATCTTCGTGTGGGGCATCCTCGCGTTCGCGATCGTTCCGCCGCTGCAGATCCTGATCGTCGATCGCGCGAGCGACGCACCGAACCTCGCGTCGACACTGAACCAGGGCGCGTTCAACCTCGGCAACGCGACGGGTGCGTGGCTCGGCGGGATGGCGATCGGCTCCGGCGTGTCGCTCGTGAGCCTGCCGTGGGTCGGCGTCGCGATGGCTGTCGCGGCGCTGGCGCTCACGCTGTGGTCCGCGTCGCTCGAACGCCGCCCGCTGGCCGCGCCGACCGAATACGTGTAA
- the hmgA gene encoding homogentisate 1,2-dioxygenase yields the protein MTLDLSKPATAGYLSGFANEFATEALPGALPHGRNSPQRAPYGLYAEQLSGTAFTAPRGHNRRSWLYRIRPAAVHRPFEPYAGPQRLVSEFGDSADVPPTPPNQLRWDPLPMPVEPTDFVDGLVTMAGNGSAAAMNGCAIHLYAANRSMQDRFFYSADGELLIVPQQGRLFIATEFGRLDVEPFEIAVIPRGVRFSVALPDGDARGYICENFGAQLRLPDLGPIGSNGLANPRDFLTPQAAYEDREGAFELIAKLNGRLWRADIGHSPLDVVAWHGNYAPYKYDLRLFNTIGSISFDHPDPSIFLVLQSQSDTPGVDTIDFVIFPPRWLAAEDTFRPPWFHRNVASEFMGLVHGAYDAKAEGFVPGGASLHNCMSGHGPDADTFEKASASDTTKPHKVDATMAFMFETRTLIRPTRYALDTAQLQADYFECWQGIKKHFNPEQR from the coding sequence ATGACGCTTGACCTGTCGAAACCGGCGACCGCCGGCTACCTGAGCGGTTTCGCGAACGAATTCGCGACCGAGGCACTGCCGGGCGCGCTGCCGCACGGCCGCAACTCGCCGCAGCGCGCGCCGTACGGGCTGTATGCGGAGCAGTTGTCGGGCACCGCGTTTACCGCGCCGCGCGGCCACAATCGCCGCTCGTGGCTGTACCGCATCCGCCCGGCCGCCGTGCACCGGCCGTTCGAACCGTACGCGGGCCCGCAGCGGCTCGTGTCGGAATTCGGCGACTCGGCCGACGTGCCGCCGACGCCGCCGAACCAGTTGCGCTGGGACCCGCTGCCGATGCCGGTCGAGCCGACCGATTTCGTCGATGGGCTGGTGACGATGGCCGGCAACGGCTCGGCGGCCGCGATGAACGGCTGCGCGATCCACCTGTACGCGGCGAACCGCTCGATGCAGGACCGCTTCTTCTACAGCGCGGACGGCGAACTGCTGATCGTGCCGCAGCAGGGGCGGCTCTTCATCGCGACCGAGTTCGGCCGGCTCGACGTCGAGCCGTTCGAGATCGCGGTGATCCCGCGCGGCGTGCGTTTTTCCGTCGCGCTGCCGGACGGCGACGCGCGCGGCTACATCTGCGAAAACTTCGGCGCGCAGCTGCGCCTGCCGGATCTCGGCCCGATCGGCTCGAACGGTCTCGCGAACCCGCGCGACTTCCTGACGCCGCAGGCCGCCTACGAGGATCGCGAAGGCGCGTTCGAGCTGATCGCGAAGCTGAACGGGCGCCTGTGGCGCGCGGACATCGGCCATTCGCCGCTCGACGTCGTCGCGTGGCACGGCAACTACGCACCGTACAAATACGACCTGCGCCTGTTCAACACGATCGGCTCGATCAGCTTCGACCATCCTGATCCGTCGATCTTCCTGGTGCTGCAGTCGCAGAGCGATACGCCGGGCGTCGACACGATCGACTTCGTGATCTTCCCGCCGCGCTGGCTCGCGGCCGAGGATACGTTCCGCCCGCCATGGTTCCACCGCAACGTCGCGAGCGAGTTCATGGGGCTCGTGCACGGCGCGTACGACGCGAAGGCCGAAGGCTTCGTGCCGGGCGGCGCGAGCCTGCACAACTGCATGTCGGGCCACGGGCCCGACGCGGACACGTTCGAGAAGGCGTCCGCGAGCGACACGACGAAGCCGCACAAGGTCGACGCGACGATGGCGTTCATGTTCGAGACCCGCACGCTGATCCGGCCGACGCGCTACGCGCTCGACACCGCGCAGCTGCAGGCGGACTACTTCGAATGTTGGCAAGGCATCAAGAAACACTTCAATCCGGAGCAACGATGA
- a CDS encoding MFS transporter, whose translation MSAAPADARVLEVERVIEETHRPGFHWMLLVLCGLCLVIDGFDAQAMGYVAPSVIAEWGVPKQALGPVFSASLFGMLLGALGLSVLADRIGRRPVLIGSTLFFAVTMLATPFASSIPVLMALRFVTGLGLGCIMPNAMALVGEFSPAAHRVKRMMIVSCGFTLGAALGGFISAALIPALGWRAVFFVGGAVPLVLAIAMVARLPESLQFLVLKGRVAQACDWLARFAPQAGIDANTRLVVRERAASGAPVAELFRHGRLPVTLLLWAISFMNLIDLYFLSNWLPTVMRDAGYSPGTAVIVGTVLQTGGVIGTLSLGWFIERHGFVRVLFACFACAAVSVGLIGSVAHALPWLLVVVFAGGFCVVGGQPAVNALAGQYYPTSLRSTGIGWSLGIGRIGSVLGPLVGGQLIALNWSNGALFHAAAVPVLCSALFVLGLAGVTRRNGAQAPNAAMN comes from the coding sequence ATGAGCGCGGCGCCGGCCGACGCGCGCGTGCTCGAAGTCGAGCGCGTGATCGAAGAGACCCATCGCCCGGGCTTTCACTGGATGCTGCTCGTGTTGTGCGGGCTGTGCCTCGTGATCGACGGTTTCGATGCGCAGGCGATGGGCTACGTTGCACCGAGCGTGATTGCCGAATGGGGTGTGCCGAAGCAGGCGCTCGGCCCGGTGTTCAGCGCGAGCCTGTTCGGGATGCTGCTCGGTGCGCTCGGGCTGTCGGTGCTGGCCGACCGGATCGGGCGGCGCCCGGTGCTGATCGGCTCGACGCTGTTCTTCGCGGTGACGATGCTCGCGACGCCGTTCGCAAGCTCGATTCCCGTGCTGATGGCGCTGCGCTTCGTCACGGGCCTCGGCCTCGGCTGCATCATGCCGAACGCAATGGCGCTGGTCGGCGAGTTCAGCCCGGCCGCGCATCGCGTGAAGCGGATGATGATCGTGTCGTGCGGCTTCACGCTTGGCGCGGCGCTCGGCGGCTTCATCAGCGCCGCGCTGATTCCGGCGCTCGGCTGGCGTGCGGTGTTCTTCGTCGGCGGCGCGGTGCCGCTCGTGCTCGCGATCGCGATGGTCGCGCGGCTGCCCGAGTCGCTGCAGTTCCTGGTGCTGAAAGGGCGCGTCGCGCAGGCGTGCGACTGGCTCGCGCGCTTCGCGCCGCAGGCCGGCATCGACGCGAACACGCGGCTCGTCGTGCGCGAGCGCGCCGCGAGCGGCGCGCCGGTCGCCGAGCTGTTCCGCCACGGCCGCCTGCCGGTCACGCTGCTGCTGTGGGCGATCAGCTTCATGAACCTGATCGATCTGTACTTCCTGTCGAACTGGCTGCCGACCGTGATGCGCGATGCGGGTTATTCGCCGGGCACCGCGGTGATCGTCGGCACGGTGCTGCAGACGGGCGGCGTGATCGGCACGCTGTCGCTCGGCTGGTTCATCGAACGCCATGGTTTCGTGCGCGTGCTGTTCGCCTGCTTCGCGTGCGCGGCCGTGTCGGTGGGGCTGATCGGCTCGGTTGCGCATGCGCTGCCGTGGCTGCTGGTCGTCGTGTTCGCGGGCGGCTTCTGCGTGGTCGGCGGCCAGCCGGCCGTGAACGCGCTCGCGGGCCAGTATTACCCGACGTCGCTGCGCTCGACGGGCATCGGCTGGAGCCTCGGCATCGGCCGGATCGGCTCGGTGCTCGGGCCGCTCGTCGGCGGACAACTGATTGCGCTCAACTGGTCGAACGGTGCGCTGTTCCACGCGGCCGCGGTGCCCGTGCTGTGCTCGGCGCTGTTCGTCCTTGGCCTGGCGGGCGTAACGCGGCGCAACGGCGCGCAGGCGCCCAATGCCGCGATGAATTGA
- a CDS encoding LysR family transcriptional regulator, giving the protein MNQIQTMRVFVCVAEQQSFRRAAHHLGVSNALVTRSIAMLEGHLNTRLIHRTTRNLSLTEAGVRYLDGCRALLEEFDHLESSVAHAVREPAGTLRVVASGLLSPLALTPLVSSFRHRYPELRVQLTVAEGPLDVLDSGYDVGIVTGNRLDGNPSLIGHALAPNPFVACAAPAYLDRRGEPRAPDDLPGHDWVALAPHQHAPAWQLVGHDGVAHSVTVRPACTVNQLALVQAAAVAGAGIAVLPEPCVADALNNGTLVRLLPGYRIDDPDAQLSLVYPNRQYVPARTRSFVEHALDHFSAQSARERVDYGFRRPPRGPERSDIVTGLQ; this is encoded by the coding sequence ATGAACCAGATTCAGACCATGCGTGTATTCGTCTGTGTCGCCGAGCAGCAGAGCTTCCGGCGCGCAGCGCACCATCTCGGCGTGTCCAATGCGCTCGTCACGCGTTCGATCGCGATGCTCGAGGGCCACCTGAACACACGGCTGATCCACCGCACCACGCGCAACCTGTCACTCACCGAGGCGGGCGTGCGCTACCTCGACGGTTGCCGCGCGCTGCTCGAGGAATTCGACCACCTCGAGTCGTCCGTCGCGCATGCCGTGCGCGAACCGGCCGGCACGCTGCGCGTCGTCGCGTCGGGCCTGCTGTCGCCGCTCGCGCTGACGCCGCTCGTCAGCAGCTTCCGGCACCGCTACCCTGAACTGCGCGTGCAGCTGACCGTCGCCGAAGGGCCGCTCGACGTGCTCGATTCCGGCTACGACGTCGGCATCGTCACGGGCAACCGGCTCGACGGCAACCCGTCGCTGATCGGCCATGCGCTCGCGCCGAACCCGTTCGTCGCCTGCGCGGCGCCGGCCTATCTCGACCGGCGCGGCGAGCCGCGCGCGCCCGACGACCTGCCGGGCCACGACTGGGTCGCGCTCGCCCCGCACCAGCACGCGCCCGCGTGGCAGCTGGTCGGCCACGACGGCGTCGCACATTCCGTCACGGTGCGTCCGGCCTGCACGGTCAACCAGCTTGCGCTCGTCCAGGCCGCCGCCGTAGCCGGCGCCGGCATCGCGGTCCTGCCCGAGCCGTGCGTTGCCGACGCGCTCAACAACGGCACGCTCGTGCGGCTGCTGCCCGGCTACCGGATCGACGATCCGGACGCGCAACTGTCGCTCGTCTATCCGAATCGCCAGTACGTGCCGGCCCGCACGCGCAGCTTCGTCGAGCACGCGCTCGACCACTTCAGCGCGCAGTCGGCCCGCGAGCGGGTGGATTACGGCTTCCGGCGTCCGCCGCGCGGCCCCGAGCGCTCCGACATCGTCACGGGCCTGCAGTAA
- a CDS encoding 2-hydroxyacid dehydrogenase, protein MRVILFSSRQYDDDSFAAANRQFGYRLHFQPSHLDAETAILAHGHDVVCPFVNDTVDAAVLERLADGGTRLIALRSAGFNHVDLAAAERLGITVVRVPAYSPHAVAEHAVALILALNRRLPRAVARTREGDFSLNGLLGFDLHGKTVGVIGTGIIGSVFAKIMMGFGMHVLAHSVPPYNDELIAFGARYVELDALLHHADIVSLHCPLLPSTHHLINEQTLARMKHGAMLINTGRGGLVDAQALIDALKSGQLGHLGLDVYEEESGLFFEDHSDQPLQDDVLARLLTFPNVIVTSHQAFFTREALAEIAHTTLLNIEAWHAGTPQNVVTAIR, encoded by the coding sequence GTGCGCGTGATCCTGTTCAGCAGCCGGCAGTACGACGACGATTCGTTTGCCGCCGCCAACCGGCAGTTCGGCTATCGGCTGCACTTCCAGCCGTCGCACCTCGACGCGGAGACCGCGATCCTCGCGCATGGTCATGACGTCGTCTGCCCGTTCGTCAACGACACGGTCGACGCGGCCGTGCTCGAGCGGCTGGCGGACGGCGGCACGCGCCTGATCGCGCTGCGCTCGGCGGGCTTCAACCATGTCGACCTCGCGGCCGCCGAGCGGCTCGGCATCACGGTCGTGCGCGTGCCCGCGTATTCGCCGCATGCGGTCGCCGAGCACGCGGTCGCGCTGATCCTCGCGCTCAACCGCCGCCTGCCGCGCGCCGTCGCGCGCACCCGCGAAGGCGACTTCTCGCTGAACGGCCTGCTCGGCTTCGACCTGCACGGCAAGACCGTCGGCGTGATCGGCACCGGCATCATCGGCAGCGTGTTCGCGAAGATCATGATGGGCTTCGGGATGCACGTGCTCGCCCACTCGGTGCCGCCGTACAACGACGAGCTGATCGCGTTCGGCGCACGCTATGTCGAGCTCGACGCGTTGCTGCACCACGCAGACATCGTCAGCCTGCACTGTCCGCTGCTGCCGTCGACGCACCACCTGATCAACGAACAGACGCTCGCGCGAATGAAGCACGGCGCGATGCTGATCAACACCGGCCGCGGCGGCCTCGTCGATGCACAGGCGCTGATCGATGCGCTCAAGAGCGGCCAGCTCGGCCATCTCGGGCTCGACGTGTACGAGGAGGAAAGCGGGCTCTTCTTCGAGGATCACTCCGACCAGCCGCTGCAGGACGACGTGCTCGCGCGCCTGCTGACGTTCCCGAACGTGATCGTCACGTCGCACCAGGCGTTCTTCACGCGCGAGGCGCTGGCGGAGATCGCGCATACGACGCTGCTGAACATCGAGGCCTGGCATGCGGGCACGCCGCAGAACGTCGTGACGGCGATTCGCTGA
- the fahA gene encoding fumarylacetoacetase, with protein sequence MSDTQDWRATLDPARKSWVDTANDPACDFPIQNLPFGIFSDAKQAARRAGVALGDQIVDLAALARAGLVTLPAGADAFAAPTLNAFIALGRDAWRSVRVQLSDLFSRDNTRLRDDAALRAQVLVAQRDATLHLPVEIPGYTDFYSSKEHATNVGSMFRDPKNALLPNWSEMPIGYNGRASSVVVSGTPVRRPNGQLKLPDQERPVFGACRKLDIELETGFIVGKGNALGEPIACEDAEAHIFGMVLLNDWSARDIQQWEYVPLGPFNAKTFATTISPWIVTLDALEPFRTAQPEQAPQPLAYLQHAGKHAFDIALEVTLRAEGATHATSICRTNFKHMYWSMAQQLAHHTVAGCNTRVGDLMGSGTISGPTKDSFGSLLELTWNGKEPVALDGGGSRAFIEDGDELTLAGWCQGDGYRVGFGTCAGRILPARNA encoded by the coding sequence ATGAGCGATACCCAAGACTGGCGCGCGACGCTCGACCCGGCCCGCAAGAGCTGGGTCGACACGGCGAACGATCCCGCCTGCGATTTCCCGATCCAGAACCTGCCGTTCGGGATCTTCAGCGACGCGAAGCAGGCGGCGCGCCGTGCGGGCGTCGCGCTCGGCGACCAGATCGTCGATCTCGCGGCGCTCGCGCGCGCGGGCCTCGTGACGCTGCCGGCCGGCGCCGATGCGTTCGCCGCACCGACGCTCAACGCGTTCATCGCGCTTGGTCGCGATGCATGGCGCAGCGTGCGCGTGCAACTGTCGGACCTGTTCTCGCGCGACAACACACGGCTGCGCGACGATGCGGCGCTGCGCGCGCAGGTGCTCGTCGCGCAGCGCGACGCGACGCTGCATCTGCCGGTCGAGATTCCCGGCTACACCGATTTCTATTCGTCGAAGGAGCACGCGACCAACGTCGGTTCGATGTTCCGCGATCCGAAGAATGCGCTGCTGCCGAACTGGTCGGAGATGCCGATCGGCTACAACGGTCGCGCGTCGTCGGTGGTCGTGAGCGGCACGCCGGTGCGGCGCCCGAACGGGCAACTGAAGCTGCCCGACCAGGAGCGTCCGGTATTTGGCGCGTGCCGCAAGCTCGACATCGAACTGGAGACGGGTTTCATCGTCGGCAAGGGCAACGCGCTCGGCGAGCCGATCGCGTGCGAGGACGCAGAGGCGCATATCTTCGGGATGGTGCTGCTGAACGACTGGAGCGCGCGCGACATCCAGCAGTGGGAATACGTGCCGCTCGGCCCGTTCAACGCGAAGACGTTCGCGACGACGATCTCGCCGTGGATCGTCACGCTCGACGCGCTCGAACCGTTCCGCACCGCGCAACCCGAGCAGGCGCCGCAGCCGCTCGCGTATCTGCAACATGCGGGCAAGCATGCGTTCGACATCGCGCTCGAAGTGACGCTGCGCGCGGAAGGGGCAACGCACGCGACGTCGATCTGCCGCACGAACTTCAAGCACATGTACTGGTCGATGGCGCAGCAGCTCGCGCATCACACGGTCGCGGGCTGCAACACGCGGGTCGGCGACCTGATGGGTTCGGGCACGATCAGCGGGCCGACGAAGGATTCGTTCGGCAGCCTGCTCGAACTGACGTGGAACGGCAAGGAGCCGGTTGCGCTGGACGGCGGCGGCAGCCGTGCGTTCATCGAGGATGGTGACGAGCTGACGCTCGCCGGATGGTGCCAGGGCGACGGCTATCGCGTCGGCTTCGGCACCTGCGCGGGCAGGATCCTGCCGGCGCGGAACGCGTAA
- the bluB gene encoding 5,6-dimethylbenzimidazole synthase, giving the protein MRFDDSDIAAVYRAIFERRDMRHFTPAPVDPAVLARLLRAAHHAPSVGFMQPWRFIRITDPALRTAIHALVEAERRATADALGERQDEFMRLKVEGVRECGELLVVALADGRERHVFGRRTLPEMDLASAACAIQNMWLAARAEGLGMGWVSLFDVDALRTLLRMPDGAKPIAVLCVGHVDAFYAKPMLEQERWAARMPIEACLFENGWDDPAAIDAAGSPASPADANAPRTSDASAEPARSAVLTDASPERLA; this is encoded by the coding sequence ATGCGTTTCGACGACTCCGACATCGCCGCCGTCTACCGCGCCATTTTCGAACGGCGCGACATGCGCCATTTCACGCCGGCGCCCGTCGATCCGGCCGTGCTCGCGCGCTTGCTGCGCGCGGCGCACCACGCGCCGAGCGTCGGCTTCATGCAGCCGTGGCGCTTCATCCGCATCACCGATCCCGCGCTGCGCACCGCGATCCACGCGCTGGTCGAGGCCGAGCGCCGCGCGACCGCCGACGCGCTCGGCGAGCGCCAGGACGAGTTCATGCGGCTGAAGGTCGAAGGCGTGCGCGAATGCGGCGAGCTGCTGGTCGTCGCGCTTGCCGACGGTCGCGAGCGCCACGTATTCGGCCGCCGCACGCTGCCGGAGATGGATCTCGCGTCCGCCGCGTGCGCGATCCAGAACATGTGGCTCGCGGCGCGCGCGGAAGGGCTCGGGATGGGCTGGGTGTCGCTGTTCGACGTCGATGCGCTGCGCACGCTGCTGCGGATGCCCGATGGCGCGAAGCCGATCGCCGTGCTGTGCGTCGGACACGTCGACGCGTTCTATGCGAAGCCGATGCTCGAGCAGGAGCGCTGGGCCGCGCGGATGCCGATCGAAGCATGCCTGTTCGAAAACGGCTGGGACGATCCGGCCGCGATCGATGCCGCCGGATCGCCCGCGTCGCCTGCGGACGCAAATGCGCCTCGCACATCGGACGCCAGCGCCGAACCGGCGCGCTCCGCCGTGCTCACCGACGCGTCACCCGAACGGCTAGCCTGA